The proteins below are encoded in one region of Effusibacillus dendaii:
- a CDS encoding capping complex subunit for YIEGIA, which translates to MGTTIENLILAVITTSRDKVGGGSPIFYAVDEQELQSLSFTLEKILDGIAHEVNPNLFIIVRH; encoded by the coding sequence ATGGGAACGACCATTGAAAATCTGATTCTGGCTGTCATTACAACTTCACGCGATAAAGTGGGCGGCGGCAGTCCGATTTTTTATGCGGTGGACGAACAAGAACTGCAATCGCTTTCCTTTACGCTGGAAAAAATTTTGGACGGGATCGCGCATGAGGTGAACCCGAATCTATTTATTATTGTCCGGCATTGA
- a CDS encoding DUF512 domain-containing protein, producing MPKIQSVRPGSLAEELELEPGDEIKSINGQPIKDIIDYQFAVTDEAIELEVIKSNGEEWLVDVEKEYDETLGVEWEHPTVDRIKLCHNKCVFCFVDQIPGNMRQTLNMRDDDYRLSFLHGNFVTLTNLKQADLERIARLKMSPLNISVHTTNPELRNFMVGHKKAGEILNQIAYLAEHEIEMNTQIVLCPGLNDGEELDRTIRELAVNWPAVRTLSVVPVGLTKHRKGLYDLRTVTPEEANRVIDQVEAWQETFLRQKGAAFVHAADEFYVMAEREVPPADRYDEFAQTENGVGLIRNFLDELEDLKGQIPAAIDQKRHVAVVTGTSPANTIRRGIALLKDVANLTVDLHVIRNEFYGPMVTVTGLTTGSDIVNQLKNARRADVLIIPDIMLKDDADVFLDDYTVERVSNELGMPVLIMPANATGLIKGALGMTENLPPRRRYESTLTNGGMFGCAV from the coding sequence ATGCCAAAAATCCAGTCCGTAAGACCCGGTTCCTTGGCGGAAGAATTGGAACTGGAGCCTGGGGATGAAATCAAGTCGATTAACGGGCAGCCGATTAAAGATATTATAGATTATCAATTTGCCGTCACGGATGAGGCCATTGAGCTGGAAGTGATTAAGTCAAACGGCGAAGAATGGCTGGTTGACGTGGAAAAAGAATATGATGAAACGCTCGGCGTTGAATGGGAGCATCCGACGGTTGACCGAATCAAACTTTGCCATAACAAATGCGTGTTCTGTTTCGTCGATCAAATTCCGGGCAATATGAGGCAGACGCTCAATATGCGGGATGACGACTACCGTCTGTCTTTCTTGCATGGAAATTTTGTAACTCTGACAAACTTAAAACAGGCCGATTTGGAACGGATTGCTAGGTTAAAGATGTCACCGCTTAACATTTCGGTTCATACAACCAATCCGGAACTGCGGAATTTTATGGTGGGACACAAGAAAGCGGGCGAAATCCTCAACCAAATCGCCTATTTGGCGGAACACGAAATTGAAATGAATACCCAGATTGTACTCTGTCCCGGCCTCAACGATGGAGAAGAATTGGATCGCACAATTCGGGAATTGGCGGTGAATTGGCCAGCTGTACGCACCTTGTCCGTTGTTCCGGTGGGGCTCACCAAGCATCGCAAGGGATTGTACGACTTGCGCACCGTAACGCCGGAAGAGGCCAATCGGGTGATCGACCAGGTGGAAGCTTGGCAGGAAACGTTTTTGCGGCAAAAAGGGGCTGCTTTCGTACATGCAGCAGACGAATTTTATGTGATGGCGGAGCGGGAGGTGCCGCCTGCCGACCGTTATGATGAGTTTGCCCAAACGGAAAACGGGGTCGGACTGATCCGCAATTTCCTGGATGAATTGGAGGATCTAAAAGGACAGATCCCTGCCGCGATTGATCAGAAACGGCATGTGGCGGTCGTCACCGGCACATCACCTGCCAATACGATCCGGCGCGGAATCGCATTGTTGAAAGATGTGGCGAACCTGACGGTTGATCTCCATGTAATCCGCAATGAATTTTACGGACCTATGGTGACGGTGACCGGACTTACCACCGGCTCTGATATTGTCAACCAGTTAAAAAATGCCCGCCGCGCAGATGTGCTGATCATTCCGGATATTATGCTGAAAGATGATGCCGATGTGTTTCTCGACGACTATACGGTAGAGCGTGTCTCGAATGAACTGGGTATGCCGGTTCTTATCATGCCAGCCAATGCGACAGGCCTGATTAAAGGCGCGTTGGGCATGACAGAGAATCTGCCGCCGCGCAGACGGTATGAGAGCACACTGACAAACGGCGGCATGTTTGGCTGTGCAGTCTGA